In the genome of Longimicrobium sp., one region contains:
- a CDS encoding SRPBCC family protein, whose protein sequence is MHTVDETVMGAPPERCFQAAADVERWPELLPHYRRVRFQRKDGFGTGLVEMAARRAFGPLPWPVWWASEMHLDQARPAVVYRHVAGITTGMDVEWTFADRGDGTTHVRIVHAWKEGPRWPLPRFLRRWIADAVIGPVFIHHVASRTLAGVKRAVERG, encoded by the coding sequence GTGCACACGGTCGACGAGACGGTGATGGGCGCCCCGCCGGAGCGCTGCTTCCAGGCGGCGGCCGACGTGGAGCGCTGGCCCGAGCTCCTCCCCCACTACCGCCGGGTGCGCTTCCAGCGGAAAGACGGCTTCGGGACGGGGCTGGTCGAGATGGCGGCCCGGCGCGCCTTCGGCCCCCTCCCCTGGCCCGTCTGGTGGGCGTCGGAGATGCACCTGGACCAGGCCCGCCCCGCCGTGGTCTACCGCCACGTCGCCGGGATCACCACGGGGATGGACGTCGAGTGGACCTTCGCGGACCGGGGCGACGGCACCACGCACGTGCGGATCGTCCACGCCTGGAAGGAGGGCCCCCGCTGGCCCCTCCCCCGCTTCCTGCGCCGCTGGATCGCCGACGCCGTCATCGGCCCCGTCTTCATCCACCACGTCGCCTCGCGCACCCTGGCCGGCGTCAAGCGCGCGGTGGAGCGCGGGTGA
- a CDS encoding RNA polymerase sigma factor RpoD/SigA — protein sequence MFLSSRALDSFDQYLHDVEKYPLIEDPAEERALAQRARTGDKLAAERLVTANLRFVISYVKKYQGRGLGLAELVCIGNEGLLKAVKKFDPDKGVKFISYAVWWIRQTVLQALAEQTRSVRIPLNQNSNLVRLSRVETALTQTLGRSPTDEEIAGEMGEPVDTIRALRRVAASELSLDAPLDRGDRDSASFGERFAGSEAVEIEEEVEAQARREFLEKMFEKYLTERERKILYLYYGLDEGEERTLEEIGSLLGVTRERIRQIRNRAFEKLRESPDGAALEGFWAVS from the coding sequence ATGTTCTTGAGCTCACGGGCACTCGACTCGTTCGACCAGTACCTGCACGACGTTGAGAAGTACCCGCTGATCGAAGACCCCGCCGAGGAGCGTGCGCTGGCCCAGCGGGCGCGCACCGGAGACAAGCTGGCCGCCGAGCGGCTGGTGACGGCCAACCTCCGGTTCGTGATCTCGTACGTGAAGAAGTACCAGGGCCGCGGGCTGGGGCTGGCCGAGCTGGTGTGCATCGGGAACGAGGGGCTGCTGAAGGCGGTGAAGAAGTTCGATCCCGACAAGGGGGTCAAGTTCATCTCCTACGCCGTGTGGTGGATCCGCCAGACGGTGCTGCAGGCGCTGGCCGAGCAGACCCGCTCGGTGCGCATCCCGCTGAACCAGAACTCGAACCTGGTGCGCCTCTCCCGCGTGGAGACGGCGCTCACCCAGACGCTCGGCCGCTCGCCCACCGACGAGGAGATCGCCGGCGAGATGGGCGAGCCGGTCGACACCATCCGCGCGCTGCGCCGCGTGGCCGCCAGCGAGCTCTCGCTGGACGCCCCGCTGGACCGCGGCGACCGCGACAGCGCCTCCTTCGGCGAGCGCTTCGCCGGGAGCGAGGCGGTGGAGATCGAGGAGGAGGTCGAGGCCCAGGCCCGGCGCGAGTTCCTGGAGAAGATGTTCGAGAAGTACCTCACCGAGCGCGAGCGCAAGATCCTCTACCTCTACTACGGCCTGGACGAGGGCGAGGAGCGCACCCTGGAGGAGATCGGCTCGCTGCTGGGCGTCACGCGCGAGCGCATCCGCCAGATCCGCAACCGCGCCTTCGAGAAGCTCCGCGAGAGCCCCGACGGCGCCGCGCTGGAAGGGTTCTGGGCGGTCTCGTAG
- a CDS encoding M1 family metallopeptidase: MTRWLPVLVAALALALALADAAPAPAQGAPAPWPPARPVPNPLQVPGTFQRALAAGTRSTTGAPGPRYWQQWAHYRISTRVDAQARTLAGSETVTYHNRSPDTLFVLVMKLWQDHHAPGAVRNEEAEVTGGVQLGRVAVGGEVLQQTGSTEGSRYAVGGTNLLLVPTRPVPPGDTVRIEVEWSFRLARQGIGGRMGYSRDDLLYLAYWYPQMAVYDDVAGWQRDPFRGTAEFYMGYASYEYTVDAPEGWVVMGTGQLVNPEQVLAPAVLQRWRRAMRSDSVVHVLGAGDFGVGKATVDAPGDRLQWTFRADSVRDVAFGVFRQSLWDAARTPVGDRDGDGRADHALVQAFWRQDAPRWAQAVRYGQQSITHHSEFTGVRYPYPHMTAVEGEEINGGGMEYPMMTLIGSYSQASDTALYSVTSHELAHMWVPMIVGVDETRYGWMDEGTTDFNENEARNDFYPGSGNAHVAEQRQYLDLARRGIDAELLVWTDFQFPPGVSTFATYTKPAAVLWALRGLLGEETFLRGYRKYLADWRFRHPKPYDFFNAFNTAAGRDLGWFWSTWYGERWALDQAVQGVADGAGGTTITVEDRGLAPMPARLLVTRADGRTERREVPVETWLAGARTATVTLPAGASPVVRVEIDPEMYFPDVDRANNVWTRS, translated from the coding sequence GACCCGCTGGCTTCCCGTGCTCGTGGCCGCCCTGGCCCTGGCCCTGGCGCTCGCCGACGCCGCGCCCGCGCCCGCGCAGGGCGCGCCCGCCCCCTGGCCGCCCGCGCGCCCGGTGCCCAACCCGCTGCAGGTGCCGGGCACCTTCCAGCGGGCGCTGGCGGCGGGCACCCGCTCCACCACCGGCGCGCCGGGCCCGCGCTACTGGCAGCAGTGGGCGCACTACCGCATCTCCACCCGCGTCGACGCCCAGGCCCGCACGCTCGCCGGGAGCGAGACCGTCACCTACCACAACCGCTCGCCCGACACCCTGTTCGTGCTGGTGATGAAGCTGTGGCAGGACCACCACGCGCCGGGCGCGGTGCGCAACGAGGAGGCCGAGGTCACGGGCGGCGTGCAGCTCGGCCGCGTGGCCGTCGGCGGGGAGGTGCTCCAGCAAACGGGGTCCACCGAGGGCTCCCGCTACGCGGTGGGCGGGACCAACCTGCTGCTCGTCCCCACGCGGCCGGTGCCCCCGGGCGACACGGTGCGCATCGAGGTGGAGTGGAGCTTCCGCCTGGCGCGGCAGGGGATCGGCGGGCGCATGGGGTACAGCCGCGACGACCTCCTCTACCTGGCGTACTGGTACCCGCAGATGGCCGTGTACGACGACGTGGCGGGGTGGCAGCGCGACCCGTTCCGCGGCACCGCCGAGTTCTACATGGGCTACGCGAGCTACGAGTACACCGTCGACGCCCCCGAGGGGTGGGTGGTGATGGGGACGGGTCAGCTGGTGAACCCCGAGCAGGTGCTGGCCCCCGCGGTGCTCCAGCGCTGGCGCCGCGCCATGCGGAGCGACTCGGTGGTGCACGTGCTCGGCGCGGGCGACTTCGGGGTGGGGAAGGCCACCGTCGACGCGCCGGGGGACCGGCTGCAGTGGACCTTCCGCGCCGACAGCGTGCGCGACGTGGCGTTCGGCGTGTTCCGCCAGTCGCTGTGGGACGCCGCACGCACCCCGGTGGGCGACCGCGACGGCGACGGGCGCGCCGACCACGCGCTGGTGCAGGCGTTCTGGCGGCAGGACGCGCCGCGCTGGGCGCAGGCGGTGCGCTACGGGCAGCAGTCCATCACCCACCACTCCGAGTTCACGGGGGTGCGCTACCCGTACCCGCACATGACTGCGGTGGAGGGCGAGGAGATCAACGGCGGGGGGATGGAGTACCCGATGATGACGCTGATCGGCTCGTACAGCCAGGCGAGCGACACCGCGCTGTACAGCGTCACGTCGCACGAGCTGGCGCACATGTGGGTGCCGATGATCGTGGGGGTCGACGAGACGCGCTACGGGTGGATGGACGAGGGGACCACCGACTTCAACGAGAACGAGGCCCGCAACGACTTCTACCCCGGCTCGGGGAACGCGCACGTGGCCGAGCAGCGCCAGTACCTGGACCTGGCGCGCAGGGGCATCGACGCCGAGCTGCTGGTGTGGACGGACTTCCAGTTCCCTCCGGGGGTGTCGACCTTCGCCACGTACACCAAGCCGGCCGCGGTGCTGTGGGCGCTGCGCGGCCTGCTGGGCGAGGAGACCTTCCTGCGCGGCTACCGGAAGTACCTGGCCGACTGGCGCTTCCGCCACCCCAAGCCGTACGACTTCTTCAACGCCTTCAACACCGCGGCCGGGCGCGACCTGGGGTGGTTCTGGTCCACCTGGTACGGCGAGCGCTGGGCGCTGGACCAGGCGGTGCAGGGCGTGGCCGACGGCGCGGGGGGCACCACCATCACCGTGGAGGACCGCGGCCTGGCGCCGATGCCCGCGCGGCTCCTGGTCACGCGGGCCGACGGGCGGACGGAGCGGCGCGAGGTGCCGGTGGAGACGTGGCTGGCGGGCGCGCGCACGGCCACCGTGACGCTCCCCGCCGGCGCCTCGCCGGTGGTGCGCGTGGAGATCGACCCCGAGATGTACTTCCCCGACGTCGACCGCGCCAACAACGTCTGGACGAGAAGCTGA
- a CDS encoding cysteine desulfurase-like protein, giving the protein MRNPTFPERVRADFPVFERRIAGRPIAFFDGPGGSQVPRQVAEAVAGYLTLHNANAHGDFATSAETDETIRGARQAMADFVNAPSPDEIVFGANMTTLTFHLSRSLAGEWGPGGEVVVTELDHQANVAPWRRMAEDAGMTVRAVPFDPETLQLDYRALEAALGPRTRLVAVGAASNAVGTVNDVRRVAALAKEAGALTFVDAVHYAPHRLPDVRELGCDFLACSAYKFFGPHVGVLWGRRELLERFTPYKVPPAPDQAPERWETGTLNHEGLAGVRAAVDWIAGLAGRDGDTRREALRRSFDAVRAHEAALFRELEDGLRAIPGVRFHGAPRGAERTPTAAFTIDGADPAEVGRRLGEEGVFVWPGNFYAVTVCDVLGLSDCGGLVRAGLAPYSTRDDVERLVDGVARIAGAAVGAGAGS; this is encoded by the coding sequence ATGAGGAACCCGACGTTCCCCGAGCGCGTCCGCGCCGACTTCCCCGTCTTCGAGCGGCGGATCGCCGGCCGCCCGATCGCCTTCTTCGACGGGCCCGGCGGGAGCCAGGTGCCGCGGCAGGTGGCCGAGGCCGTCGCCGGGTACCTGACGCTGCACAACGCCAACGCCCACGGCGACTTCGCCACCAGCGCCGAGACCGACGAGACCATCCGCGGCGCGCGGCAAGCGATGGCCGACTTCGTGAACGCGCCCTCGCCCGACGAGATCGTCTTCGGAGCGAACATGACCACGCTCACCTTCCACCTCTCGCGCTCGCTCGCGGGCGAGTGGGGGCCGGGCGGCGAGGTGGTGGTCACCGAGCTGGACCACCAGGCCAACGTGGCCCCCTGGAGGCGGATGGCCGAGGACGCGGGGATGACGGTGCGCGCGGTCCCCTTCGACCCCGAGACCCTGCAGCTCGACTACAGGGCGCTGGAGGCCGCCCTCGGCCCACGCACCCGGCTGGTGGCGGTCGGGGCGGCGTCGAACGCGGTGGGGACGGTCAACGACGTGCGGCGCGTGGCGGCGCTGGCGAAGGAAGCGGGGGCGCTCACCTTCGTGGACGCGGTGCACTACGCGCCGCACCGGCTCCCCGACGTGCGGGAGCTCGGGTGCGACTTCCTGGCCTGCTCCGCCTACAAGTTCTTCGGGCCGCACGTGGGCGTCCTGTGGGGCCGGCGCGAGCTGCTGGAGCGCTTCACGCCGTACAAGGTGCCCCCCGCGCCCGACCAGGCGCCGGAGCGCTGGGAGACGGGGACGCTGAACCACGAGGGGCTCGCCGGCGTGCGCGCGGCGGTGGACTGGATCGCGGGCCTGGCGGGACGGGACGGAGACACGCGCCGGGAGGCGCTCCGGCGCTCGTTCGACGCGGTGCGCGCGCACGAGGCGGCGCTCTTCCGCGAGCTGGAGGACGGGCTGCGCGCCATTCCCGGCGTGCGCTTCCACGGCGCCCCGCGCGGCGCCGAGCGGACGCCGACCGCCGCCTTCACCATCGACGGCGCGGACCCCGCCGAGGTAGGGCGCCGCCTGGGCGAGGAGGGCGTCTTCGTCTGGCCCGGGAACTTCTACGCCGTCACCGTCTGCGACGTGCTGGGCCTCTCCGACTGCGGCGGGCTGGTCCGCGCCGGCCTGGCCCCCTACAGCACGCGGGACGACGTGGAGCGCCTGGTCGACGGCGTGGCCCGCATCGCCGGCGCCGCGGTCGGCGCCGGCGCGGGGAGCTGA
- the fabF gene encoding beta-ketoacyl-ACP synthase II → MSESNGNGGPPGRRRVAITGIGAITPIGTGAEGLWEGLLRCESAVQKVDRFDPSPFRTHIAAQVNDFEPADYMDRQRVRRTERYAQFSIAASRQALEDARMDPAGEDPDRVGVLMGSALGGVAYGEGQFTSYIHNGVRGVDPMLALAVFGGAASCNVAIEFGFTGVNSTNGMSCASGAIAVGEGWRAVRDGDADVVLAGGVETPLAPLCYGAFAIIRAMSTRNDDPRRASRPFDRDRDGFVMGEGAAVLVLEELERAKARGARIYAEVLGYGTSNDAHHMTAPRPDGSQAARAMRDALRRAGLEPGQIDYVNAHGSSTPLNDSTESRVIREVLGGHADRVAVSGTKGYHAHALGATGAIEAAISALVIQRGWVPPNLNLECPGEECDLPYVDGRGEARPVRHVLSNSFGFGGINAALAFGAV, encoded by the coding sequence ATGAGCGAGAGCAACGGCAACGGCGGCCCCCCCGGGCGGCGCCGCGTCGCCATCACCGGCATCGGCGCCATCACGCCCATCGGCACCGGCGCCGAGGGGCTGTGGGAGGGCCTGCTGCGCTGCGAGAGCGCCGTGCAGAAGGTCGACCGCTTCGACCCCTCGCCGTTCCGCACGCACATCGCGGCGCAGGTCAACGACTTCGAGCCCGCCGACTACATGGACCGGCAGCGGGTGCGGCGCACCGAGCGCTACGCCCAGTTCTCCATCGCCGCCAGCCGGCAGGCGCTGGAGGACGCGCGCATGGACCCGGCGGGCGAGGACCCCGACCGCGTGGGCGTGCTGATGGGGAGCGCGCTGGGCGGCGTGGCGTACGGCGAGGGGCAGTTCACCAGCTACATCCACAACGGCGTGCGCGGGGTGGACCCGATGCTGGCGCTGGCGGTGTTCGGCGGCGCGGCCAGCTGCAACGTGGCCATCGAGTTCGGCTTCACCGGCGTCAACTCCACCAACGGGATGAGCTGCGCCTCGGGCGCCATCGCCGTGGGCGAAGGCTGGCGCGCCGTGCGCGACGGCGACGCCGACGTGGTGCTGGCCGGGGGGGTGGAGACCCCGCTGGCACCGCTCTGCTACGGCGCCTTCGCCATCATCCGCGCCATGTCCACCCGCAACGACGACCCGCGCCGCGCCTCGCGTCCCTTCGACCGCGACCGCGACGGGTTCGTGATGGGCGAGGGGGCGGCCGTCCTGGTCCTGGAGGAGCTGGAGCGGGCGAAGGCGCGCGGCGCGCGGATCTACGCCGAGGTGCTGGGCTACGGCACCAGCAACGACGCGCACCACATGACGGCGCCGCGCCCCGACGGCAGCCAGGCCGCCCGCGCCATGCGCGACGCCCTGCGGCGGGCGGGGCTCGAGCCCGGGCAGATCGACTACGTCAACGCGCACGGCTCGTCCACCCCGCTCAACGACTCCACCGAGAGCCGCGTCATCCGCGAGGTCCTGGGCGGGCACGCCGACCGGGTGGCGGTGAGCGGCACCAAGGGCTACCACGCCCACGCCCTGGGAGCCACGGGCGCCATAGAGGCCGCCATCAGCGCGCTCGTCATCCAGAGGGGGTGGGTGCCGCCCAACCTGAACCTGGAGTGCCCGGGCGAGGAGTGCGACCTCCCGTACGTGGACGGCCGGGGCGAGGCGCGCCCCGTGCGCCACGTGCTGTCCAACTCGTTCGGGTTCGGGGGGATCAACGCCGCCCTTGCTTTCGGGGCGGTCTGA
- a CDS encoding M42 family metallopeptidase, with translation MEDSTYGFLKRLLDTPGPSGFETPAARVWRAEAETFADCVTADVAGNSLASVGRGGSPRIMLAGHIDEIGVMVTHIDDEGFLYIEGIGGWDPQVLVAQRIRFLTRNGPVVGVVGKKPIHLMKNDDRDKAVKIHELWVDVGAKDRAAALQRGLRVGDAGVVDCQMVELHGGLIASRSIDNRIGAFVVLEVLRALARGPGPAAEVVAVATTQEEIGFSGGGARTSAYALDPQVAIVVDLTFSTDAPGIEKKQVGDHRLGSGPVLARGSAAHPLLFERLAETAEREGIPYTIQASPRTTSTDADAIYLQRRGVATAVVSLPNRYMHSPNEIVSLDDIDATVRLITAFCRGVDGDTDFVPR, from the coding sequence ATGGAAGACAGCACGTACGGGTTCCTCAAACGGCTCCTCGACACCCCCGGCCCCTCCGGGTTCGAGACGCCCGCCGCCCGCGTCTGGCGGGCCGAGGCCGAGACCTTCGCCGATTGCGTGACGGCCGACGTCGCGGGGAACTCGCTGGCCTCGGTGGGCCGCGGGGGCTCGCCGCGCATCATGCTGGCCGGCCACATCGACGAGATCGGGGTGATGGTCACCCACATCGACGACGAGGGCTTCCTCTACATCGAGGGGATCGGCGGGTGGGACCCGCAGGTGCTGGTGGCCCAGCGCATCCGCTTCCTCACCCGGAACGGGCCCGTGGTGGGCGTGGTCGGCAAGAAGCCGATCCACCTGATGAAGAACGACGACCGCGACAAGGCGGTCAAGATCCACGAGCTGTGGGTGGACGTGGGGGCGAAGGACCGCGCCGCGGCGCTGCAGCGGGGCCTGCGCGTGGGCGACGCCGGGGTGGTGGACTGCCAGATGGTGGAGCTCCACGGCGGGCTGATCGCCTCGCGCTCGATCGACAACCGCATCGGCGCCTTCGTGGTGCTCGAGGTGCTGCGGGCGCTGGCCCGGGGCCCCGGGCCCGCCGCCGAGGTGGTCGCCGTGGCCACCACGCAGGAGGAGATCGGCTTCTCCGGCGGGGGCGCGCGCACCTCGGCGTACGCGCTCGACCCGCAGGTGGCCATCGTGGTGGACCTCACCTTCTCCACCGACGCGCCGGGGATCGAGAAGAAGCAGGTGGGCGACCACCGGCTGGGGAGCGGCCCCGTGCTGGCCCGCGGCTCGGCGGCCCACCCGCTCCTCTTCGAGCGCCTGGCCGAGACCGCCGAGCGCGAGGGGATCCCCTACACCATCCAGGCGAGCCCGCGCACGACCTCCACCGACGCCGACGCCATCTACCTGCAGCGCAGGGGCGTGGCCACCGCCGTGGTCTCGCTCCCCAACCGCTACATGCACTCCCCCAACGAGATCGTCTCGCTCGACGACATCGACGCCACCGTGCGGCTGATCACCGCCTTCTGCCGGGGCGTGGACGGCGACACCGACTTCGTCCCCCGCTGA